The Mauremys reevesii isolate NIE-2019 linkage group 1, ASM1616193v1, whole genome shotgun sequence genome has a segment encoding these proteins:
- the TMEM168 gene encoding transmembrane protein 168 isoform X5, whose protein sequence is MAAARCGPGGGENFAGSRRRPKNGIFMSVFLIVLPLESMAHGLFHELGNCLGGTCVGYAVVIPTNFCSPDGQPTLLPPEHVQELNLRSTGMLNTIQRFFAYHMIETYGCDYSTSGLSFDTLHSKLKSFLELRTADGPRHDTYVLYYSGHSHGTGEWALAGGDALRLDTLLEWWREKNGSFCSRLIIVLDCENSLPWVKEVRKVNDLYIAVQGAEFARVVDIEEADPPQLGDFTREWVEYNCNPDSSISWSEKGRAVKAVYGVSKRWSDYTLHLPTGSDIAKHWMMYFPRVTYPLVHLANWFCGLNLFWVCKACFRCLKRLKMNWFLPTVLDTGQGFKLVKS, encoded by the exons ccAAAGAATGGGATCTTCATGAGTGTGTTTCTGATTGTTTTACCTCTGGAGTCAATGGCTCATGGGCTTTTCCATGAACTGGGGAACTGCTTGGGAGGAACATGTGTTGGATATGCTGTTGTGATTCCCACCAACTTCTGCAG TCCTGATGGTCAACCCACGCTTCTTCCACCTGAGCATGTGCAAGAGTTAAATTTGAGGTCTACAGGCATGCTCAATACCATCCAGAGGTTTTTTGCATATCACATGATTGAAACATATGGCTGTGACTATTCTACAAGTGGACTTTCTTTTGATACACTTCATTCTAAGCTGAAATCTTTTCTTGAACTTCGGACTGCAGACGGACCCAGACATGATACCTATGTTTTATATTATAGTGGTCACTCCCATGGCACTGGTGAATGGGCACTAGCAG gTGGCGATGCATTACGGCTTGACACGCTTTTGGAATGGTGGAGAGAGAAGAATGGTTCTTTTTGTTCACGACTTATAATTGTGTTAGACTGTGAGAACTCCCTCCCTTGGGTTAAAGAAGTAAGAAAAGTAAATGATCTATATATTGCAGTACAAGGAGCAGAATTTGCCAGAGTGGTAGACATTGAGGAAGCAGACCCTCCGCAACTTGGTGACTTTACCAGAGAATGGGTCGAATACAACTGTAACCCTGACAGTAGCATCAGCTGGTCTGAAAAGGGCCGTGCGGTAAAAGCAGTGTACGGTGTGTCAAAACGCTGGAGTGACTATACTCTACATTTGCCAACAGGAAGTGATATTGCCAAACACTGGATGATGTACTTCCCTCGTGTTACCTATCCATTGGTGCATTTGGCAAACTGGTTTTGTGGTCTCAATCTGTTCTGGGTCTGTAAGGCTTGTTTTAGATGCTTGAAAAGATTAAAAATGAATTGGTTTCTTCCCACAGTGCTGGACACAGGACAAGGCTTCAAACTTGTCAAATCATAA
- the TMEM168 gene encoding transmembrane protein 168 isoform X4 has translation MTLQEVIAALHFLDESQTVTFCRPKNGIFMSVFLIVLPLESMAHGLFHELGNCLGGTCVGYAVVIPTNFCSPDGQPTLLPPEHVQELNLRSTGMLNTIQRFFAYHMIETYGCDYSTSGLSFDTLHSKLKSFLELRTADGPRHDTYVLYYSGHSHGTGEWALAGGDALRLDTLLEWWREKNGSFCSRLIIVLDCENSLPWVKEVRKVNDLYIAVQGAEFARVVDIEEADPPQLGDFTREWVEYNCNPDSSISWSEKGRAVKAVYGVSKRWSDYTLHLPTGSDIAKHWMMYFPRVTYPLVHLANWFCGLNLFWVCKACFRCLKRLKMNWFLPTVLDTGQGFKLVKS, from the exons ccAAAGAATGGGATCTTCATGAGTGTGTTTCTGATTGTTTTACCTCTGGAGTCAATGGCTCATGGGCTTTTCCATGAACTGGGGAACTGCTTGGGAGGAACATGTGTTGGATATGCTGTTGTGATTCCCACCAACTTCTGCAG TCCTGATGGTCAACCCACGCTTCTTCCACCTGAGCATGTGCAAGAGTTAAATTTGAGGTCTACAGGCATGCTCAATACCATCCAGAGGTTTTTTGCATATCACATGATTGAAACATATGGCTGTGACTATTCTACAAGTGGACTTTCTTTTGATACACTTCATTCTAAGCTGAAATCTTTTCTTGAACTTCGGACTGCAGACGGACCCAGACATGATACCTATGTTTTATATTATAGTGGTCACTCCCATGGCACTGGTGAATGGGCACTAGCAG gTGGCGATGCATTACGGCTTGACACGCTTTTGGAATGGTGGAGAGAGAAGAATGGTTCTTTTTGTTCACGACTTATAATTGTGTTAGACTGTGAGAACTCCCTCCCTTGGGTTAAAGAAGTAAGAAAAGTAAATGATCTATATATTGCAGTACAAGGAGCAGAATTTGCCAGAGTGGTAGACATTGAGGAAGCAGACCCTCCGCAACTTGGTGACTTTACCAGAGAATGGGTCGAATACAACTGTAACCCTGACAGTAGCATCAGCTGGTCTGAAAAGGGCCGTGCGGTAAAAGCAGTGTACGGTGTGTCAAAACGCTGGAGTGACTATACTCTACATTTGCCAACAGGAAGTGATATTGCCAAACACTGGATGATGTACTTCCCTCGTGTTACCTATCCATTGGTGCATTTGGCAAACTGGTTTTGTGGTCTCAATCTGTTCTGGGTCTGTAAGGCTTGTTTTAGATGCTTGAAAAGATTAAAAATGAATTGGTTTCTTCCCACAGTGCTGGACACAGGACAAGGCTTCAAACTTGTCAAATCATAA
- the TMEM168 gene encoding transmembrane protein 168 isoform X6, whose amino-acid sequence MSVFLIVLPLESMAHGLFHELGNCLGGTCVGYAVVIPTNFCSPDGQPTLLPPEHVQELNLRSTGMLNTIQRFFAYHMIETYGCDYSTSGLSFDTLHSKLKSFLELRTADGPRHDTYVLYYSGHSHGTGEWALAGGDALRLDTLLEWWREKNGSFCSRLIIVLDCENSLPWVKEVRKVNDLYIAVQGAEFARVVDIEEADPPQLGDFTREWVEYNCNPDSSISWSEKGRAVKAVYGVSKRWSDYTLHLPTGSDIAKHWMMYFPRVTYPLVHLANWFCGLNLFWVCKACFRCLKRLKMNWFLPTVLDTGQGFKLVKS is encoded by the exons ATGAGTGTGTTTCTGATTGTTTTACCTCTGGAGTCAATGGCTCATGGGCTTTTCCATGAACTGGGGAACTGCTTGGGAGGAACATGTGTTGGATATGCTGTTGTGATTCCCACCAACTTCTGCAG TCCTGATGGTCAACCCACGCTTCTTCCACCTGAGCATGTGCAAGAGTTAAATTTGAGGTCTACAGGCATGCTCAATACCATCCAGAGGTTTTTTGCATATCACATGATTGAAACATATGGCTGTGACTATTCTACAAGTGGACTTTCTTTTGATACACTTCATTCTAAGCTGAAATCTTTTCTTGAACTTCGGACTGCAGACGGACCCAGACATGATACCTATGTTTTATATTATAGTGGTCACTCCCATGGCACTGGTGAATGGGCACTAGCAG gTGGCGATGCATTACGGCTTGACACGCTTTTGGAATGGTGGAGAGAGAAGAATGGTTCTTTTTGTTCACGACTTATAATTGTGTTAGACTGTGAGAACTCCCTCCCTTGGGTTAAAGAAGTAAGAAAAGTAAATGATCTATATATTGCAGTACAAGGAGCAGAATTTGCCAGAGTGGTAGACATTGAGGAAGCAGACCCTCCGCAACTTGGTGACTTTACCAGAGAATGGGTCGAATACAACTGTAACCCTGACAGTAGCATCAGCTGGTCTGAAAAGGGCCGTGCGGTAAAAGCAGTGTACGGTGTGTCAAAACGCTGGAGTGACTATACTCTACATTTGCCAACAGGAAGTGATATTGCCAAACACTGGATGATGTACTTCCCTCGTGTTACCTATCCATTGGTGCATTTGGCAAACTGGTTTTGTGGTCTCAATCTGTTCTGGGTCTGTAAGGCTTGTTTTAGATGCTTGAAAAGATTAAAAATGAATTGGTTTCTTCCCACAGTGCTGGACACAGGACAAGGCTTCAAACTTGTCAAATCATAA